The nucleotide sequence TCGGGCCGCCGATCAGGGTGATGGTAACAGGCATGATGAACTCCTCTTACGCGACCGGCTTTGCGGGACGCGTCACCAGATAGATGCCGAGCGCAACCGGAATGATGCCGAGTAGATCGCGGGCCTCGACATGCTCGCCGAGCACGAGGAAGGCGAACAGCATGCCGAGCGGCGGCATCAGGAAATGATAGGCGCTGGCAGCGGTCGCGCCACACACTTTCAGGAGATGAAACCAGAGCCAGTAGGCGAGGATCGAGCCGCCGAGCACCAGGAATGCGAAAGCGCCGATCAGGCCCGGGGTGAAATCAATCGCGTGAACGTCCGCGAAGGTGAGCGCGATCGGCGTCAGCACGAGGCCGGCAGCGAGATTCTGCACGCCGTTGCCGATCCACAAGGACCCCTTCGGCGCCAGCAGCTTGAACAGAATGGTGCCGGCGACGATGGAGGCGAGCGAGGCCAGCGTGAACACGATGCCGTGCAGCGAGTCGGTGCCGACCGACAGGCGGTGCCAGACGATCAGGGTGACGCCGATGATGCCGAGCAACAGCCCGCTCGCCTTGCGCCAGGTCATGCCTTCGCCGAGCAGCAGTGCGGCGAGCGCGGCGGTGAACACCGGATTGGCCGAGACGATCAGGCCGCCGAGGCCGGCGGACACCGATTGCAGGCCGGTGTAGCCGAGCCCGAGATAGAGCGCGTTGTTGGCAATCCCGAGCACGGCGAAGATGGCGGCATCGCGCCACGACAAGGACCAGTCGCCGCGGACCATCGTGGCCCCGAGGATCAGAATGCCGGCGAGCGAGAAGCGCGCGGCGAGCAGGATCAGCGGCGGACAATGGGTGACGCCGATCTTGCCGGCGACGAAGGCGTAGCTCCAGAGCAGGCAGAACAGCCCGATGGCAAATGGCAGCGTGTTGAAGCGGCTGCGGGGGACGGAGATCGAGGGGGCGAGGGACATGGCTACATTCTCGGATGATTTTCTTCTGGCCCTCGATCTAGGAAGCCGCCTTGTCATTTGGAAATTAAATGATTAACTTCTGATCAGTGGATTTTCGAATGGAGGCGGCCATGCTCGATCTGGAGCTCCTGCGCAGCTTCGTCTCGGTGGTCGAGGCCGGCGGCTTCACCCGCGCCGGCGAGCGCGTTCACCGCACCCAGTCGACCGTCAGCCAGCAGATCAAGCGGCTCGAGGAGGACGTCGGCCAGGTGCTTCTGCACCGCGACGGCAAGGAGGTGCGCCCCACCGAGGCCGGCGAGCGACTGCTGTCCTATGCGCGCCGGCTGCTCACGCTCGCCGAGGAAGCGCGCGACGTGCTCAGCCAGCCGGACGGCGAAGGCGCAATCCGGCTCGGCATCCCCGAGGATTTTGCGGCTTACCGGCTGACAAAATTGCTGGGCACTTTCTCGCGCTCGCATCCCGGCCTGCGGCTGGATGTGCGCGCCGACCAGAGCAAGAATCTCGCGCGCGACCTCGATCGCGGCGAGCTCGACCTCGCCTTGTTCAAGCGCGAGGCCGGCGCGAAAGGCGCCATCGCGGTGTGGCCGGAGCGGGTGCATTGGGTCACCAGCAAGAGCCATCCGATCGACGTCAATGCGTCCTCGGTGCCGCTGATCGGCTTTCCGACCGGCTGCCTCTATCGCGCCGGCGCCATCCACGCGCTGGAGAGCGCGGGCCGTGCCTGGCACATGTCCTACTCGTCATCGAGTCTCGCCGGTATCCAGGCCGCGGTCGCCGCCGGCATGGGCTTGAGCATCCTGTCGGAGATGTCGATCCAGTCCGATCACCGCGTGCTGACGGCCAAGGACGGTTTTGCGCCGATCAACCGCACCGAAGTGGCGCTGATGGCCTCGCCGGCGGCGAGCCCCGCGACGCTGCGGCTTGCCGACCGGCTCGCGGAGTTCTGCGACAACGTGCAGGCGAAGGCGGCGTGATCACTCGGCGGCGATCACGGTGAGCTCCGGCCACAACGCCTTCCACCGCGCGGCCTTCGCTTTGTAACTCGCCGCTGAAAAATTCGCCCCCGGATTGGGCCGTGCGATCAATGCCTGGATGTCATCGAAACCGTGCGGCGCGTAGACGTCATGACCGTCGCCTGCGCGCCTCACCCCGATTTGCGTGTTCCGGGTGAGGAAGCGGTCGATGCCGTCGGTCGAGCAGGTCAGGGGCGGATAGGGCAGGCCGTGCTTGCCGGGATACCACAGATGCACGCGCGCCTGATTGCGGGGCTCGATCTTGACGCCGAGATGCCCGAGCCGCGCATGCAGCGTGCGGATCACCGCATCCTCCGCCTCCCATGACGTGTCAGGATCGAAGTAGAACACGTCGTAATCGGCGATGCCGTGATCGAGCGCGCGGCCCGTGAGCCCGTTCCACGCCGTCTGCACCAGGCATCCTGACACCAGCCACGCATCGGGCAGCGCGAGCGCGGCGAGCTCGTCGATGATCGCGGTGTTGACCGGATTCTTCAGCGCGAGGGCGAGAAATTCGTCACGGTTCATCGCTGCTGCTCTCCCTCTCCCGCTTGCAGGAGAGGTAAAGACATCGAGCCGTCAGTGCACGGCGGTGAAGAACCGCGCGAGCCGGAAACCGGACAGCCACGTATACACCGGCTGGCTGCGCATGCCGAGATCCCAGGAGCCGACCACGGCATCGGCGCGTCCGACCAGATTGTCGATCGGCAGCAGGCCGACGCCGCCGGAGCGCAAGGGCACGCGGCTGTCGGCGGAATTGTCGCGGTTGTCGCCGAGCACGAAGAGATGGCCTGACGGCACCGTCACTTCCTGCGTGTTGTCGAGCGGGCCGTTGTCGCGCATCTTGAAGATCAGATGCGACACGCCGTTCGGCAGCGTCTCGACATAGCGGTGAGCGGGCTCGCTGCCGCCATTGTCGTCCTCGGCCGCGCCAATGCCATCAGGCTTCAGCTCGGCGGGACGGTCGTTGATGAAGAGCTGGCCCTGCCGCATCTGGATGCGGTCGCCGGGCAGGCCGACGACGCGCTTGACCCAGGCCTGCGAGCGATCGCCGGGCCAGCGGAAGACGACGACGTCGCCCTGCTTCGGCGTCTCAGCGAAG is from Bradyrhizobium xenonodulans and encodes:
- a CDS encoding DMT family transporter, with product MSLAPSISVPRSRFNTLPFAIGLFCLLWSYAFVAGKIGVTHCPPLILLAARFSLAGILILGATMVRGDWSLSWRDAAIFAVLGIANNALYLGLGYTGLQSVSAGLGGLIVSANPVFTAALAALLLGEGMTWRKASGLLLGIIGVTLIVWHRLSVGTDSLHGIVFTLASLASIVAGTILFKLLAPKGSLWIGNGVQNLAAGLVLTPIALTFADVHAIDFTPGLIGAFAFLVLGGSILAYWLWFHLLKVCGATAASAYHFLMPPLGMLFAFLVLGEHVEARDLLGIIPVALGIYLVTRPAKPVA
- a CDS encoding LysR family transcriptional regulator gives rise to the protein MLDLELLRSFVSVVEAGGFTRAGERVHRTQSTVSQQIKRLEEDVGQVLLHRDGKEVRPTEAGERLLSYARRLLTLAEEARDVLSQPDGEGAIRLGIPEDFAAYRLTKLLGTFSRSHPGLRLDVRADQSKNLARDLDRGELDLALFKREAGAKGAIAVWPERVHWVTSKSHPIDVNASSVPLIGFPTGCLYRAGAIHALESAGRAWHMSYSSSSLAGIQAAVAAGMGLSILSEMSIQSDHRVLTAKDGFAPINRTEVALMASPAASPATLRLADRLAEFCDNVQAKAA
- a CDS encoding nucleotidyltransferase family protein is translated as MNRDEFLALALKNPVNTAIIDELAALALPDAWLVSGCLVQTAWNGLTGRALDHGIADYDVFYFDPDTSWEAEDAVIRTLHARLGHLGVKIEPRNQARVHLWYPGKHGLPYPPLTCSTDGIDRFLTRNTQIGVRRAGDGHDVYAPHGFDDIQALIARPNPGANFSAASYKAKAARWKALWPELTVIAAE
- the lepB gene encoding signal peptidase I — its product is MSVEKVTAAPKRKSSGWAGQLMQLAGIVAAVFIAKGALAEPFYVPSGSMEPTLLIGDALLASKFPYGYGTSSLPIQINLPESGRVFAETPKQGDVVVFRWPGDRSQAWVKRVVGLPGDRIQMRQGQLFINDRPAELKPDGIGAAEDDNGGSEPAHRYVETLPNGVSHLIFKMRDNGPLDNTQEVTVPSGHLFVLGDNRDNSADSRVPLRSGGVGLLPIDNLVGRADAVVGSWDLGMRSQPVYTWLSGFRLARFFTAVH